tctataatatagaatgcattctataatatagaatgcattctataatatagaatgcattgtatactatagaatgcattctataatatagaatatattatagaatgcattctataatatagaatgcattctataacgttacgaaactactctctgtgtctctgtctctctatgtttctctttctctctctctctctctctctctctctctctctctctctctctctctctctctccctctctctctccctctctctccctctctctccctctctctttctctctattcaattaaactgtgtcagtgtctctgtctctctctgtctctctctgtctctctctgtctctctctgtctctgtctctctctgtctctgtctgtctctctccctctctctctctccgtttctctctctctgtttctgtctctctctgtctctctgtgtggctctctctctctctctctgtgtctctgtctctctgtttctctctctctccctctctctctctctccctctctctctctctctccgtttctctctctctgtttctgtctctgtgtgtctctctgtgtgtctctctctctgtctctctctgtttctcggctctccctctctctctccctctctctctctctagagagagagagagagagagagcgagagagagagagagagggagagggagagagggagagagagagggagacagagagggagacagagacacagagagacagagagagagacacacagagagagagagagagacagaaacagagagagagagaaacggagagagagggagagagagagagagagggagagagagagaaacagagagagacagagacacagagagacagagagagagagagagagagccacacagagagacagagagagacagaaacagagagagagaaacggagagagagagagggagagagacagacagacagacagagacagagagagacacagagagacacagagagacacagagagacagagacactgacagtttaattgaatagagagaaagagagagagagagagagggagagagggagagagagagagagagagagagagagagagagagagagagagagagagagagagaaacatagagagacagagacacagagagtagtttcgtaacgttatagaatgcattctatattatagaatgcattctatagtatacaatgcattctatattatagaatgcattctatattatagaatgcattctatattatagaatgcattctatattatagaatgcattctatattatagaatgcattctatagtatagaatgcattctatagtatacaatgcattctatagtatataatgcattatatagtaaataatggattttttttattaaataatgaattgtttagtaaataaaagatttctttaattacaacaatcacactttttacttttgtgtaaataataaattatttagttaaataatgaattatttagctatataatgaattatttagttaaataatttattatttagatcaacaggaaaaacggtaatttctttacaaacggattgccatacGTGGTAAGTGGTTTAGAAGACACACTTCCAGGCGCACGCATCAATGCAATGTCCCCAGATCTAACCCACTTGCGTTCACTACCGAATACCAGCCAAGCCAAAACGCCTACACTCACACTGATCAAATCACTcaaacgcgcgcacacacacgactCACCGGAGTGGACGATCTCATTGACGACCTGGTTGTGCAGGTCCTGCACGTTACCCTCGTTGAGCGCAGGGCCCTCTGCTGGCAGCACAACCCCTGCACGTGCCGCACGGTAGTGCAGGTAGCAGTGGAACGCCTTAGTCATCATGATGATGGCTAGCAGCAACAGGCACTCCACCAGCATGACTGTGTAGAAGATCCGATCTTCACGCAAAAGATCATCAGGATTACTGATGGCGAGCATCACACCAAAATGATGAGCATGTCATCTTTCTCGCTGGTTGACTCTTTTTGGGAGGAGCGTCACGGCTCAGTTATCTGTGTTTCTTTGCGGACGATCTTCGGAGATGTTGCTCGACGAAGCCATTTTGTTTTGGCCACAGAATCTTGTGGTAAATTTGTCGTGGCGGTGACGTGTGTTGAAATGACGTCAGCTGATGAATCCCCGCCCATAGAAGTCTCGGTCACGAAGGTAAGAGATTGGTCCCGATattatgtgggttttttttctgccaactCGTAAATAAATAGATCTACTTCTTGTGTTGGGTCTTTTGAAAATCACTttgatcttgtttgttttgaacGTGAAGAAAGCTTAGTCTGACAACAGAAACATTGTGCGAAAAAGCGTCACTTCTTGGGGTATGCATAGATATAAATAGTCTATTTATATCTATGGGGTTACCGTATGTAACCACTTGCGGATACGCACTTGTTGGTGGATTCTTACAAATTTGTCGTTATTTGCAAAACAAATTTAGCAAAAATCTGACATCAGACGGAAAAGCAGGCATCTTTGAACCTTGGGTTTATTGACAGTGCTCATACTGTCTTGCGGAAGAAaaggagataaaaaaaatatatataaaaaaaggaaCGGaaacgacagagagagactgagagagagaccgagagactgagagagagactgagagagagagagagagagagagagagagagagagagagagagagattgagagagagagagaaagactgagagagagactgagagagagccagagagagagagagactgagagagagagatagactgacagagagactgagagagagagactgagagagagacactgagagagagagactgcgagagagagagagagagactgagagagagagactgagagagaaagagagactgagagagagactgagagagagagagactgagagagagagagactgagagagagactgagagagagacagagagacaaagagagagagagagagaaggctaAGGGAGAAAACTCATGGAAACTATATTATAAGTGGCAAGCAACCTTACCTCCCTTAACTCTTTGAGCTCTCCATGCAAAGAtacaacaaaacttgactaaatgtaaaaaggaactgaactgaactaaaCTTCATTATACGTACACGGAAAAAAAGAACGAATGAATCTGAGTAAGAAAgaaagcagacagacaaacacaaatacacagacttGAAACAGTTCTGATGCCAGCAGATCTAGCTGCTTGCTTTGCCACATTGCCAAACAGCAATCTCTGTGTGAACTGTCCATATTTTGGGAACTGTAAAACGAGGACAGTTATGAGCACtatattttttaaatctcaaaCAGTTTTTAACCACGATAAGTGGATAACGCCAGTCTAGTCTCATTTCTAGCATAGCACTTTCCTCGTACTCACCGTCAAGTAGAATGCAGTAAATTCAACTTTTTTAATTCATTGAAAAATACTAAAATGACTGCAAAGGAATTATTGTACACAGAGTAATTTTTGGTGCTCTTGGTTGTCTTACTGTGTATTAAAGTTGATAATACggaagcgcttagaactgtacccacggaatacgcgctacttcatattgattgattgaaggtATGGTGTGATATTTTGACCAAAAGCATTAGggttgtctcgtcaaagtatcgggATACGTTCATGATAATAAGTTACGACAGATGATGCATGcatgtcttcgtgttttccaagccctgagatttTCGCTGTAATCTTGGGATCTTTATAGTGCGCACGCCAGCACatgggggagttcggacaccgaagagagtctgcaaaaagttgactctgaggcataaatcacacacacacacacactaccttctctctctctctctctctctcttttgttgttgttaactttttttcttttttttattattgtgtgtctgtgcgtcccaaggacagattgtaagaaagggcatagccttaaatctgaatccttgtaaaataaagttcaattcaattctctctctctctctctctctctctctctctctctctctctctctctctctctctctctattgagCATTCAAGCACGACACCTGAATTCGAACATTTCTTTAACATTttcacaaactctctctctctctctctctctctctctctctctctctctctctctctctctctctctctctctctctctctctctctctctctctcgcatgtaAGCACAACACCTGAATtcgaacatttctttttacatttattacaaactctctctctctctctctctctctctctctctctctctctctctctctctctctctctctcatccacgCTGAGTTATGGACGTTGCCGGTTTACCAGCAGCAGCATGCGACCTACTGACCACTCTGTTGGCGAAAAACAGAGTCACATCATGGCAAGTCTCTGGCAAAGGCCGAAACGCTGTGTTCACGCTTCGCCTGACAGCTACAGACCATGAGGCCGCCATGACACCCGCCTTGTCACAGTGGAAGAAAAAATCACCTTCGCAAATACGACGGGACCAACATCGTGCTAAcctcagacagggacagactaAGGTAGGAGAAACAGAAATACCTCTTTCTTTATGAAACCAAGATGACGCTACAGTTAAAACAAATGGCAAAGTTAGTAAAGGCATTGTTACTGACAAACAGCGTGAACAAGTCGACAAACACACTGTTAGAGGAGCCAGCGCACATGCACGTGAAATACGTTGTAAGAACAATGTTATGAGTAATTTGACGCAGCCAGGCGTGGTGACACGCAGTAGAGCCAGGACAACAGGTCACGGTGGTGTCATAGGTGATGAAAAGCGTGCAAAAAACATCAACACTACAGTCAGTGACAGTGTGCGCCCTAAGGGACATTGCA
The sequence above is a segment of the Littorina saxatilis isolate snail1 linkage group LG3, US_GU_Lsax_2.0, whole genome shotgun sequence genome. Coding sequences within it:
- the LOC138960948 gene encoding uncharacterized protein, which encodes MLAISNPDDLLREDRIFYTVMLVECLLLLAIIMMTKAFHCYLHYRAARAGVVLPAEGPALNEGNVQDLHNQVVNEIVHSDAETMPSQTPPDKKRKRSPRRRRTSKTAQAAT